The following are encoded together in the Roseivirga misakiensis genome:
- a CDS encoding helix-turn-helix transcriptional regulator produces MSRKKLNRIKAVLAETERTNLWLAEKLDVNKTTVSKWCTNEMQPRIEMLSDIAEALDVDIRELLVGRKL; encoded by the coding sequence ATGTCACGTAAAAAACTTAACCGGATTAAGGCCGTATTGGCTGAAACCGAGCGTACCAATCTTTGGCTAGCAGAAAAGCTCGATGTGAATAAAACCACTGTTTCTAAGTGGTGTACCAATGAAATGCAGCCGCGAATTGAAATGCTATCAGATATCGCTGAAGCCCTTGACGTAGATATTCGTGAGTTGTTGGTGGGAAGAAAACTATAA
- a CDS encoding YccF domain-containing protein: MNLLGNIIWIVFGGWMIALEYIIGGIALCMTIVGIPFGIQCFKLAILGFAPFGQRIEPGRSLSGCLSLPLNIIWLIFGGFWVFVTHLIWGILFSITIIGIPFGAQHFKLAGLAFAPFGRGV; the protein is encoded by the coding sequence ATGAATCTACTTGGTAACATTATTTGGATCGTGTTTGGGGGTTGGATGATTGCCCTCGAATATATTATTGGTGGCATTGCTTTATGCATGACTATAGTGGGCATACCGTTTGGCATACAGTGTTTTAAATTGGCCATATTGGGGTTTGCACCTTTCGGCCAGCGCATTGAGCCGGGTAGAAGTTTAAGTGGCTGTTTGTCCTTACCCTTGAATATAATCTGGTTGATATTTGGTGGTTTTTGGGTGTTTGTCACTCACCTGATTTGGGGAATTCTTTTCTCGATAACTATCATAGGTATCCCTTTTGGCGCCCAACACTTTAAGCTAGCTGGCTTGGCTTTCGCTCCTTTTGGGAGGGGGGTTTAG
- a CDS encoding acyl-CoA dehydrogenase family protein: MSTETKQSIKGGEFLVRETSAQEVFIPEEFSEEQKMMAQACQDFIDTEIHPNADRIDSMKEPDLVPNIFKKAGELGLLGISVPENYGGLGMSFNTSMLIADIIGAAGSFSTTYGAHTGIGTLPILYYGNEEQKQKYLPKLAMGEWAACYCLTEPDAGSDANSGKTKAVLSEDGSHYKITGQKMWISNAGFADLFIVFAKIEDDKNLTAFIVEKSFNGITMNDEEKKLGIKGSSTRQVFFNDTEVPVENMLSERQNGFKIAVNILNIGRIKLGAGVLGGCRTVISQATQYANERKQFDVSISSFGAIKHKLAEMATQVYVTESLDYRAGQNIEDKINDLVASGMDDAQAKLKGVEQFAIECAIGKIHSSEVLDYVVDQGVQVYGGMGYSADAPMERAYRDARIARIYEGTNEINRMLMIGMILKRAMKGELDMFEPAMAVSKELTAVPTFSTIDKSVLFNAEKEVLKNLKKVFLMVGGKAAMALQDKIEDEQEVMMNLADILIEIYAVESAMLRTEKLISLRGEEACADYIAMTQIYMTKAVDRINAAAKEAIASFTKGDEQKVMLMGLKRFTKMDLVNTKELRRQVADTMIKEGKFPYFFA, encoded by the coding sequence ATGTCTACAGAAACAAAACAGTCAATTAAAGGAGGCGAATTTCTCGTGAGAGAAACAAGTGCCCAAGAAGTCTTCATTCCAGAAGAGTTTAGTGAAGAACAAAAAATGATGGCACAAGCGTGTCAAGACTTCATAGATACTGAGATTCATCCAAATGCCGATCGAATTGATTCTATGAAAGAGCCAGATTTGGTTCCCAACATTTTCAAAAAAGCAGGTGAGCTTGGTCTTTTAGGAATTTCTGTTCCAGAAAACTATGGTGGTTTGGGTATGAGCTTCAACACGAGTATGTTGATCGCTGATATTATCGGAGCAGCTGGATCTTTCTCCACTACTTATGGGGCCCATACTGGAATTGGTACACTACCGATCCTCTACTATGGAAACGAAGAGCAGAAGCAGAAATACCTACCAAAATTGGCCATGGGAGAATGGGCCGCATGTTACTGCCTAACAGAGCCAGATGCAGGTTCAGATGCCAACTCGGGCAAAACCAAAGCAGTCTTATCAGAAGATGGTTCACATTATAAGATCACAGGTCAGAAAATGTGGATTTCTAATGCTGGTTTTGCAGACCTATTTATAGTGTTCGCAAAAATTGAAGATGACAAAAACCTGACAGCGTTTATAGTGGAGAAAAGCTTCAACGGCATTACCATGAACGATGAAGAAAAGAAGTTAGGTATCAAAGGCTCTTCTACTCGTCAAGTATTTTTCAATGATACGGAAGTTCCAGTTGAGAATATGCTTTCGGAAAGGCAAAACGGTTTTAAGATCGCCGTGAATATTCTGAACATAGGTAGAATTAAGCTTGGTGCAGGAGTTCTTGGTGGATGTAGAACGGTAATTTCTCAAGCCACTCAATATGCCAACGAGCGCAAGCAGTTCGACGTTTCAATTTCAAGCTTTGGCGCTATAAAGCACAAACTGGCTGAAATGGCAACTCAGGTTTATGTGACCGAATCATTGGATTACAGAGCTGGGCAAAATATCGAAGACAAAATCAATGACTTGGTTGCTTCAGGTATGGACGACGCTCAAGCAAAACTTAAAGGAGTTGAGCAATTTGCGATCGAATGTGCGATCGGTAAGATTCATAGCTCGGAAGTGCTGGATTACGTGGTCGACCAAGGAGTTCAGGTGTACGGTGGAATGGGTTACTCAGCAGATGCGCCAATGGAAAGAGCTTATAGAGATGCGCGTATCGCCCGTATATATGAAGGCACTAATGAGATTAACCGAATGCTCATGATCGGTATGATCTTAAAAAGAGCAATGAAAGGTGAACTTGATATGTTCGAACCAGCTATGGCTGTTTCTAAAGAACTAACCGCGGTACCTACATTCTCTACTATAGATAAATCGGTTTTATTCAATGCTGAAAAAGAAGTATTGAAAAACCTGAAAAAAGTATTCCTTATGGTTGGTGGTAAAGCAGCCATGGCTTTACAAGACAAAATCGAGGACGAGCAAGAAGTAATGATGAACCTAGCTGATATCTTAATCGAGATATATGCAGTTGAATCCGCTATGCTCAGAACAGAGAAGCTTATTAGTCTAAGAGGTGAAGAAGCCTGTGCCGACTACATTGCCATGACTCAAATTTACATGACCAAGGCGGTGGATAGAATAAATGCCGCTGCTAAAGAAGCGATAGCCTCATTTACCAAAGGTGATGAGCAGAAAGTTATGTTAATGGGCTTAAAACGCTTCACGAAAATGGATTTGGTGAACACCAAAGAATTAAGAAGACAAGTGGCTGATACGATGATTAAAGAAGGAAAATTTCCTTACTTCTTTGCCTAA